The Chryseobacterium indicum genome includes a window with the following:
- a CDS encoding DUF6157 family protein, translated as MKQHTTNYKNTFIEVAEDSLISEAKIPPEKKEKTMANLQYEIILKNPYKYTSDDIIFECYSIKNDITEREKPAERQNFFSKGQPCLRCSPLAKTYGFGIHHNNEGKVAVYPLESEDYQKFLKDDAVTKVKAMRSKRK; from the coding sequence ATGAAACAGCATACAACCAATTACAAGAACACCTTCATTGAAGTTGCAGAAGACAGCCTGATTTCTGAAGCAAAAATCCCTCCTGAGAAAAAAGAAAAAACAATGGCTAATCTTCAGTACGAAATAATACTGAAGAATCCTTACAAATACACGTCGGATGATATTATTTTTGAATGCTATTCCATTAAAAATGACATTACAGAGCGTGAAAAACCCGCAGAAAGACAAAACTTTTTCTCCAAAGGTCAGCCTTGTCTCAGATGTTCCCCGTTAGCCAAAACCTATGGTTTCGGTATCCATCACAATAACGAAGGAAAAGTCGCAGTCTATCCTTTAGAAAGTGAAGACTATCAAAAATTTTTAAAAGATGACGCTGTAACAAAAGTGAAAGCGATGCGTTCCAAAAGAAAATAA